The Reichenbachiella carrageenanivorans region AACCTGGACCTCAAAACAGACAACAGTAGAATAGGTAATTCGCTGGTATTCGAATACGCTCATTCGGGTCAGTTCAAATATTTCGTGGACAGTATCTCGTTCTACTCCCACCTGAATCAATCCTTGATTAGCTCCGACGACATTGCCTTATTTAGTCCTTCACTTAAGGAGGTCAATAAAAAAATTGATTTTACTGGAGATGTCTATGGTTCTGTGGGACGGCTCAAAGTCAAAAACTTCAACATCAGATCTCAGGGTAGCTCCTACCTCTTGGGTAATGCCGAATTTTATGGACTCCCTACCCTCAAGGAGACTTTCATGAACTTAGAAGTGGAAAAATCAATCGTCGACCCCGTGGATGTATCTAATCTTATCTCAAAAAAATACTTACAAGAAGTTTTAAATATTGGGAAAGCCAATATCGACGGTCACTTCATGGGATTTTTGTCTGATTTTGTGGCGGATGGTGAAATATCTTCTTCGGTAGGAAAGGTCAAAACGGATATCAATTTTAAAATCCAAAAAGACAACAGGGCTTGGTACAAAGGTTCACTAGACCTTCTAAACTTTGACTTAAGAAGCATCTTACACCAGCAAGAGCAGCTCAAAGAAATCACACTCAGCGGCAAAATTAAAGGACACGGCTTGACCATAGACAATGCAAATTTCAACCTAGATGCAAAAGTAGATTCTCTCAAAATTAAAAATTACACCTATCACAATTTGTCCACCAATGGTGAGTTTAAAGTGGGTTTTTTTAATGGTACGCTAGCAGCCAAAGACCCTAACTTGATCTTTCAAGGAAAAGTATCTGTAGATCTTAAAGATCAAAGAAACAAAGTCAATATCAAAGCCAAATTGGACACCATCAACCTACGTCCACTAGGGTTTAGCTCCGAAGAAATAGGAATATCCTCTTTGATCGACATCGACATGAAAGGCTTAAAAACCGATGACTTGGTTGGGTATATATCATTATATGACAATCACATTTCATACGATAAAAAAACATTAAATGTGGATTCTATCAAGTTTCTCTCTTCTTTGATAGGTGCTAATCGGATTATACATTTCGAAACAGACGGATTGACTGGTGAAATGAAAGGAGAATTTCGCAATAGCGTATTCCTCAAAACAATCAGTGAATTTTATAAAGAAATCAAACTCAATATACTAAACAATGAAGAAGACCTACAGGCCTACTACACCAGCAAAATCAACAACACACTAGAACCCTACCACGTAAATATCGACTTGAATTTCTGGGATCTCAATAGGTTTGTACAGCCTTTTTATCCCGACTTCAATATTTCTAAAGAAGTGAAAATTCATGGATCTTTTATACAGGACAGTACCTCTAGGCTCAGTTTACATGGTGCGATAGACACACTCCAAGTATCTAAGACCACTTGGGCAAAAAACTATCTTGACGTGAATATTTCTAAAGAATACTATGATAGAAACACGCTCGCATCAGCCTTTGCCTCTTCCAATAAGCAATTTTGGTCAGACAAATACGAAACGGAAAATACCTTTACCGACATCATCTGGTTCGAAGACAGCATGTCTGTCACGCTCAATATAGAACAGCCCCAATTCTCCAACCGGCTTGCCTTAGCGTCTTCTGTTCGATTTTTTACAGACTCTACGAGGCTGCATTTTCATAATTCAGATATTGAAATTTTAGGCAAGGAATGGATTTGGAACAAACAAAACAAAATCGTACACAGTAATGGTGAATGGAGCTTCAAGAAATTTACAGCTTCTAACGGCCCCGAAAGACTAGAGATTTCTGGCATGTATGCCGAAGCACCTGAAAAATCTCTATTCATTGACCTCAAGGAGTTTAAAATTGAAAACATTCAATCTATCCTAAATAGTAAAATAGAAGGCACTGTGGACGGAAGGGTAAAAGTAAAGCGCCAACCGACCTATGATTTAATAGAAGGCAATCTGATTGTCAACACTCTAAAAATAGAAGATTATCTGATCGGCAATGTGTTTGGGCTCTCTACCTGGGACAGTGAAAATGAGCGCCTTGCGATGAACCTAGATCTCATCCAAAAAGACAAGAAAAAAATTGAAATCAAAGGACTCTATTACCCCAAGAGAGCAACGGAACAACTCGACCTCAAAGCTCGATTTGACAGCGCCAACCTGAAAATAGCAGAACCCTTTATCAAAAAAAGCTTTACTCAAATCAACGGCTTTGCCTCTGGACAATTCACCATCCGAGGCACTCCTAAATACCCCATACTAAAAGGTACGGGCACGATATCCAATGGATCCGTATTGATCAACTACCTGAACACTCGGTACAAATTTAGTGGGCATCTGATTTTTGATGAAAATGAAATTAGCACTAAAAACCTTACCCTCTGGGACAGCGAAGGGCACGTTGCCCACCTGAATGGAGGAGTCTTTCATGACGGATTCAAAAATCCCGTATTAGACTTCAGTGGAGACTTTGAGAACTTCAAGTTATTGAACACCGCAGCTACAGATAATAACGCTTACTATGGCGTGGCCTATGGCACAGGACACATTAATTTTCTTGGTGCCATAGACAATATTAAGATCAGCGCTGAAGCGCAAACGACAAAAGGCACAAGACTTTCTATTCCACTAGGAGAATCATCAGACTCGAGAATCGAGCAAAAAGAGTATATAGAATTCATCGACCTCAAGGATGAACGAAACGTACAAAAAGTGATTGAAGAGGTACATACCCAAGAAAAACTAAAAATCAAAGGGATAGAACTCGACTTAGACCTTGAATTTACACCAGATGCATATGTCGAACTTATATTCGACGTACAAGCTGGCGACATTATCAGAGGTCGAGGCAATAGCAACATCAAACTACAAATCAACACAGACGGTGATTTCACCATGTTTGGTGACTATACCATTGAAACAGGGGGATACAATTTTACGCTTTACAATATCATCAATAAAGAATTTGACATTAAAAAAGGAAGTACCATCTCCTGGTATGGAAACCCTTACGGAGCCAATTTGGACATATCAGCTTCATATCGTCAATTGGCTTCTCTCGCTCCACTCATGGTTAAGTTTCTAGACCCAGATGATACCAATTCACCTGAAACCAGAAAAAAATACCCCTCGATAGTAGATCTCAAATTAAAAGGAAACCTACTTACTCCTGAAATCAAATTCGACATCAATATAGAAGACTATCCACCCAACAACCAACTCCCCAACTCATCAGTCACATTGGATGAAGTGGTCACGGCTTTTAAGGCTCGATTAAAAAACAACGAGCAGGAAATGAACCGCCAGGTCTTTAGTTTGATTATCCTAAGAAAATTCTCCCCAGAAAACAGTTTTCAAGTCAATAGTCAAACTCTTGGCAACAGTTTAAGTGAGTTCGTATCCAACCAACTCAGCTACTGGGCCACGCAAGTCGACGAAAACTTAGAAGTAGACGTAGATCTGGCAGGCTTGTCAGACGACGCCTATAACACCTTTCAGCTTAGACTCTCCTATACATTCTTAGACGGGAGGCTCCGTGTGACTCGTGGAGGCAACCTACCCAATCAAGAGACCAAAGGCGATGTATCCACTATTATTGGGGACTGGACCGTTGAATACTTACTTACGGAAGACGGGAGATTTAGGGTAAAGATGTATAGCCGGTCAGATTTAGATGAAATAGACACCCAAGTAGGTGAAAGCAATTTTGAAACTGGTTTTAGCTTACAATACATCAAAAGCTTTGATCAACTCAATCAAATTCTATCAGACAACAGAAAAAAAAATCTATCTAAAAGAAAGGAAAAAGATCAAGAAAAGGAAATCTAAAATATTCTCTATCAACGCTTTATCTAACCCCTAAATATGTGTATTTTTAACTACGTATAATCAAACCACCAATCAATGGAATTGAACAATTTCATGAAGTCCTACGCTGAAGAGATCAAGGGAAACTTCTCTGAATACGACGATCAACGCTCAGTTATAGTAGTACCGCTCGAAATGGAGAGGCAACAAGCCGTTGTAGGCGAAATTGATCTGGAAAACAATCTCATATCCATCTCTTCTAAGGTATGTGTAGCTGAAGACAATATCAAATACAAAGATCTACTCGTAGAAAATCACAAATCCACCTTTGGCAAGTTCACCATTGTCAATGACTTTTTGAAAGTAGAATCACGCTCACCAGCTGACATCACATCTAACGAAATGTTGAAATGTGCGATCCAAGAAGTAGCCAAACTTGCCGATAAATGGGAACTCAATATCACAGGACGTGATATTTTTTAATTTCTATCAACCCTCCTCTCGACTGCATTATTTAATTAATTTTGTCCAATAGGCTGCCTTATCGTTCCGACCTCGATCATGATCGGGAATTCGGAAAGGAAAGTCCGGGCAACGTAGAGCATCGTACTTCCTAACGGGAAGTCTTTCGACCTAGTCGGAAGGAGAAAGTGCAACAGAAAACAAACCGCCTTGAACTAGTTGAAAGGTAAGGGTGAAACGGCGAGGTAAGAGCTCACCGCTCTGGTAGCGATAGCAGAGGCATGGTAAACCTTACGAGTTGAAAGATCAAATAGGTCCTGCAAGAAGTGGCTCGCTTCGATCTGGTTTTCGAATCAGAATGTAGGATGGGTAGATTGATAGATTCCGACAGCAATGTCGGAGCCAGATAAATGATAAGGATCCCGATTCGTCGGGATACAGAACCCGGCTTATAGGCCTATATTTTTTTATTAATACCAAATATGACAAAGATTTTAATAATTGATGACGAAAAAAGCATTCGTCATACCCTCCGCGAAATACTAGAATACGAAAAGTACCAAATAGAAGAAGCTGAAAATGGTAAAGTAGGTATAGAAAAACTAAAAGAAGAAGATTTTGATGTCGTATTGTGTGATGTAAAAATGCCCGAAATGGACGGCATAGAAGTGCTCGAAAACGCGCGAGAATTAGATCATACGCCACAATTCATTATGATATCGGCTCACGCTACTATAGATACAGCTGTAGACGCCACAAAAAAAGGCGCATATGACTTTATCCAAAAACCACCCGACCTCAATCGCCTCCTCCTAACCATCAAAAACGCACTAGACAAATCTAACTTGATTCAGGAAACTAAAGTACTGAAGAAAAAAGTATCCAAGTCTCAGGAAATCGTCGGTGAATCTACCCCAATCATGGAGGTAAAAGAAATGATTGAAAAAGTAGCTGGTACAGATGCACGAGTCTTAATCACAGGAGACAATGGTACAGGCAAAGAACTAGTAGCTAACGCAATCCATAAGCTAAGCAGCAGAAACAAAAAGCCTTTAGTAGAGGTAAACTGTGCAGCTATACCATCAGAGCTCATCGAAAGCGAATTGTTTGGCCATGAAAAAGGATCGTTTACTTCAGCTGTAAAACAGCGTATTGGAAAATTCGAGCAAGCAGATAATGGCACTTTATTTTTAGACGAAATAGGAGACATGAGTCTATCGGCTCAAGCCAAAGTATTACGCGCATTACAAGAAAATAAAATCACTCGCGTGGGTGGCGAAAAAGAGATCAAGGTCAACGTGAGGGTACTAGCAGCCACCAATAAAAATCTAAAAGAAGAAATTAGCCAAAAGCGCTTCAGAGAAGATCTATATCATAGACTCAGCGTCATACTGGTCAAGGTTCCTTCTCTCAATGAAAGAGCAGAAGACATCCCCCTCTTGGTGGATAAATTCCTGAACGACATTGCTGCAGACTATGGCACTAGCAAGAAGGAAATAGAAGACGGTGCACTTGAACATCTCAAAAAGAGAAGCTGGACAGGCAACATTCGAGAACTTCGAAATGTAGTAGAACGACTAGTCATCATGTCTGAAAAAACCATCACAGCTAGTGATGCAAAAAAATATGCGGATTCACAATAAAGTGATCCGCATAGTATTATAATATCTTAACGTCTTTTCTTATTTAGACAATTCTGTCGAGTTTACATCACTTTTCGCATATGTAGGGCACGTTCTTTGGGTACATGCACTCATTGCAAAAACTACCAGGGCTACTATAAGTATCTTTACTTTCATCTTTTGTTATTATCAATTACCTGCTTCAATTTTAGAACATAAATATATAAAAAATATTACACTTTACGCCTAATAATGTTTTTCTCTGAAATATTTGATGCCATATTCGACGAACATTTAGAGCACCATCAAATTACATCCTCTGATCTCCGAATTATCCAATCTTCCCAGCACTTCAAACTCACCCTCACTTGTCAATCTCCCTAAGTCACTCGTTTCTATAAAAGCACAAGAATGCACATTGGCTAAATCAATGATATTGACACCTCCTGTTCTTCCTGATGCCAAATAACTAAATGGATCTTCAGGGTCTCTAATCAATACTTTCATTTGCTTTGGCAAGCAATACGAGACTTCATTAAAAGAATACGCTTGCGAGAGCAATTCTGTCATCCCATACTCTGATTGAATTTTTACATCTCCCATACCTTCCTTTAAAAGGGCATAAAATTCACTTTTCACCATATCCTTTCTCCTCCCTTTCATTCCTCCAGTTTCAATAATAGTAAGACCATCTAATCGCACACCTGCACGTTTTACATGCTCCACCATATCCAAAAGCGCATACCCTACACCAAATAGCACAATAGACCGGCTGCTGGTCTGCAACTGCTCCGAAAGATCAGTAATCAACTGCGCTGTCCGATCCAAATAAAAGCCGCCCACTTTATCTGACTGACTCTGTGAAATGAAATAATCTACCATTTTCACCAAAGAAGAATTACCCTGCTCTTGATAAGACGGCAACAACGCAAAAAACAACTGTTCATGGAGTGGTTGATACAGCTTTTCAAAAATCTCTTTCGTATTATTCAGATAAAATTCAGCGTCTTCGATATAGTGCCGACTCCTTATACTTGTAGTAGTGCCACTACTCATATATACTTCCTGAGGGATCCAATGACCTGTTTTTACTTCATGGTGTTTGAAGAAATCGACAGGTAAAAAGGGTATTTGAGTTAGCTCTTTCACCTCCCGAGGATCAACTCCTAAACATCCTAAATATTCCTTGTAAACCTGACATTGATCAGATTGATATTGAAATAATTCAATAGCCAGTGAATGAAAAGTTTGGGTATTTATTATACCACTCTTTTTTTTGAAACTATTTAAAAGCTTCATAAGTTAGAATAAGTAAGGGATCCTGAGCGGTCAATTGTATTAATATCAGTAATTTTAGCAAATGTAATTTTTATTGAATGAAGGGAAAGTCAAAATATTGGAATAAAATTTCGCAACCACTCATATTTTTGGTTATTTGTCTCATTCCAATAATCCAGTCTTGCCAAGAGCCCGATCCCTTCCCTATTACCCCACAAATCCAATTCAATAACATCCAATACATAGAGCTGCTTGAAAACGGAAACCCCGACTCTCTCATATTGTATTTCGATTTTCAAGACGGCGATGGGGATTTGGGACTTGAAGGGTACGAAAATGGTTCTCCGTATCAGGATTACAACTTCTATCTCGATTATGACTCGATTCCTATTACCTACAATCAAACCAATATTAAATATCCTATTAGAATATACGACCCAGTAAAAGACAAACTAACAATTGTAGGAAGCCAAGACATTAGACCTTCATATGATTGTATCAATTACGACATCTTATATATGGACTATATCAACAAAGAATACCTCGCCCCTGGCACAAATCCTGATGACGTAGATCCCAATATTTATGACTTAGACACTATTTTCCTAGAAAGGAACCGATACAGGAATAACATAGAAGTGAAATACTACAGAAAACGTGGCACAAATAACTACGAAGAAATAGACTGGAGATACCTCACCAGCGAGTATGGTTGTGGGATTTCATTCGACGGCAGATTTCCTATTCTTGATGCCGAACAAATGAACGACTCTGGATCACTAGAAGGTACGATTAGATATGCGATGGTTTCTACAGGATTTCGTACGGTCTTAAGAAAAGACACTTTCAACATCAAATTTCAAATCATTGATAGAAGTCTGCATATAAGTGACATCGCTGAGACTGGTGATATCACTCTAGACCAGATCATCAGATAAGGGATTAGTAAATCTCTGGGTAGCTTTCGGGGTCGACTTCGCTCATCATTTCATATACCTTATCAAAGACCGTCTCTACACTAGGCTTTGAGTAATAGTCTCCATCTGACCCATAGGCTGGGCGGTGTTCCTTGGCTGATATAGTCATCGGTTGGCTATCTAAATATCTGAAACATTCCTGCTCTACCACGAGTTTTTCTAAAATATAAGCCGATGCCCCTCCTGGCACATCTTCGTCAGCTACAATCAAACGATTGGTCTTCTTGATGGAAGAAATAATGTTTTGATGTCTATCAAAAGGCAATAACGTTTGCACATCTACAATCTCCACCTGTATGCCATAATTAGCCAATTCACTAGCAGCGTCCATCACTATTCTACACATAGAGCCATAAGTCACTATTGTCACATCCGCACCTTCTCTAATGACTTCTGGAATACCTAGAGGAACTTTAAACTCCCCCACATTGTCAGGCATTCTTTCTTTCAAGCGATATCCATTTAAGCACTCTATCATCAAAGCGGTATCGTCAGATTCCAGCAAAGTATTATACATCCCTGCTGCTTGCGTCATGTTCCTTGGCACCAGCACATATATTCCACGCAGCGCATTGATAATCATACCCATAGGCGAACCAGAATGCCATACTCCTTCTAAACGGTGACCTCTAGATCTTATAATCAAAGGCGCCTTTTGTCCTCCTTTCGTCCGGTAATGCAAAGACGCTAAATCGTCAGACAAGGTCTGCACAGCATACAACAAGTAATCCAAATATTGAATTTCTGCTATCGGGCGTAGGCCTCTAAGTGCTGCTCCAATCCCCTGCCCCATAATAGTAGTCTCTCGAATCCCTGTATCTGTCACTCTCCACTCACCATATTTCTCCTGCAAGCCAGCAAATCCTTGGTTGACATCACCAATTTTCCCAACATCTTCACCAAAAGCAAAAACCAACGGATTTCTATGCAATGCCTCGTCAAAACAGGCCTGTAAAACTTCACGCCCATCTACCATTTTGGACTGATCTGAGTATCTGGCAGCCTCTGTTCCAATCGCCAATGCAGAATACTTCGACTCACTATATAAATGTGATGAATATTCATCATATCTTTTTTCTTCGTTCTTTTTGAGCCAATGAATAAGTAAATCACGGCTTCTTGAAGGCTCTTGTCTTGTCAACCTTAGTGCTTTTTTAGCACCTCTGGTCATTTCCAACTTGTTGATATTCAGACCTTCTTTCAAATTCTTTGCAATAGAAAGCAACTTAGATTTTTCTGCACTACGCTCTGCCACAGTCTCGACCATCCCAATCAGTGAAGCCAAATCCGTATCTATAGCAGCAGTATATGCTCGCCACGCCTCCATTCTAGCTGTTTTAGCCAATTGCTTTGCTTCATCTTCGATAGCATCTAACTCCTTAGACGTGGCTAGTTTTTCATCCAAAATCCACTCTCGCATTTTCTTGATACAATCAAACTTGGCCTCCCAGTCTAATCGCTCCTTAGACTTATATCTTTCATGCGAACCTGAAGTAGAATGTCCTAAAGGTTGGGTCACCTCTAATACATGAACCAACACGGGCACATGTTCATTTCTAGCTATTTTCTCTGCTTTCTCGAAAGTCTTACACAGATCCACATAATCCCATCCTCGAGTAGTCATAATCTCAAAGCCATTTTCTTCAGCGGTACGCTGAAGACCCGACAATGCTTTAGAAATACTGCCTTTAGTCGTATGAAATTCATTAGGTACTGAGATACCGTATTCGTCGTCCCAAATAGCCATGACCAAAGGAACCTGCAGCACGCCTGCTGCATTCATCGCCTCTAAAAAATGTCCTTCTGAGGTTGAAGCATTACCTATCGTTCCAAATGCCACTTCATTTCCATTAGCAGAAAATTGCTTGTACTTTTTTAAAGCGGGATTATTTCTGTACAACTTAGACGCATACGCCAAACCTAATAATCTAGGCATCTGCCCTGCAGTGCAAGAAATATCTGAACTAGAATTCTTCATCTTAGTCAGGTCTTTCCAATCGCCATTCTCATCTATCGACCGAGTACCAAAATGTCCATTCATCATCCTTCCTGCAGAAGCAGGTTCGTCCGCTACAGAAGTGTGCGCATATAGCTGAGCAAAAAATTGCTGAGAAGTGAGCTCCCCGATCGCCATCATAAAAGTCTGATCACGGTAATATCCCGAACGGAAATCACCGTTACGAAAAACCTTAGCCATAGCTATTTGAGGCAATTCTTTTCCATCACCAAAAATGCCAAATTTGGCTTTCCCCATAAAAACCTCCTTGCGACCAATGTAACTATCCTCCCTACTTTCTATCGCTATTTTATAATCATTTAAAATTTCCTTTTTAGAGGACATGGTACTGGTAGATTTTTCTGAAACTTTCACCATTTGAAGTTAAGATTTTTAGGACGATTTTAAAAGAACCCTACTCCACAAATTTAATAAAGACACCACATCATTCAAATACTTTTAATAAGATTACAAAATAATATTATATTTGAAGCAAATAAAAAAGACTAAACAGAATATAATTTGGATAAATTAAATTATCCATATTGAATCAAATAAAAATTTAGTTTTTTAAAATTTAAATTTCTATCCCTGAGTCGGAACGTCAAATTATATTTCGAATCAGGGGCCAGGTGTAGTATATTATAAATAACAATTATTGTCGTACATTTTATTGTAGTTAAACAATTTATGCCATGATTATCGGAGTACCCAAAGAGATTAAAAACAACGAAAACCGTGTGGCATTGACCCCTTCTGGAGTGAAGGAACTCAAAAAACACGGACATCAAGTATTTGTGCAAATGACAGCCGGTGATGGCAGTGGATTTGCAGACGAGGAATACGCCAATGTAGGTGCAGAACTTTTGCCTACCATCGAGGAAGTTTACAGCAAGGCCGAAATGATCGTAAAGGTCAAAGAACCCATAGAGGCAGAATACAAGTTGATCAAAAAAGATCAATTGGTTTTCACTTATTTTCATTTTGCTTCACACGAGCCCCTAACCAGAGCCATGATAGATAGCAAATCAGTTTGTCTAGCTTACGAAACAGTAGAGAAGGCCGACAGGTCTCTTCCACTCCTAGTACCTATGTCGGAAGTAGCTGGTCGAATGTCGATCCAGCAAGGTGCCAAATACCTAGAGAAACCACTCAAAGGCAGGGGCATACTACTTGGCGGCGTACCAGGTGTACGCCCTGCCAAAGTCATGATCCTTGGAGGAGGTATCGTAGGAACAGAAGCTGCTAAAATGGCTGCTGGCATGGGCGCGGACGTCACAATCTTAGACTTAAGCCTTCCAAGACTTAGGTATCTTGACGATGTGATGCCTGCTAATGTAAAGACTTTGATGTCTAGCGAATATAACATTAGAGAGATGATCACCGATCATGATTTAATTATTGGTGCCGTATTGATCCCAGGAGCCAAAGCCCCCAAATTAATCACAAGAGACATGCTAAAAGACATGAGACCTGGGACAGTATTAGTAGATGTAGCCGTAGACCAAGGTGGTTGCTTTGAGACGACAAAACCTACAACGCATCAAGACCCTATCTACATCATAGACGACGTGGTACACTACAGCGTCGCCAATATGCCAGGCGCTGTCCCATACACTTCTACTCTAGCGCTTACCAATGCTACTTTGCCATATGCCATACAGTTGGCAAACAAAGGTTGGGAAAAAGCATGCAAAGAAAGCAATGAACTGAAACTAGGGTTGAATATAATTAAAGGAGATGTGGTGTACAAAGCCGTATCAGACGCCTTCAATCTCCCATATACTCCATTAGAGAAGTATATTTAGTTTTGATAAACCGGAATCTTCTCTACGAATTGGAAGGTTCCGGTTTTTAATTCCTGCTCACAACAAAAATGATCTAACCCATTAGTAATCACTAAGTACCGAGCCTTCAAAGTTTGATTATAAATAGCCGCCTGCTGAAAAGTGTCATTAGATATTTTCACTTCTGGTGCTTTACATTCCACCACCATCAATGGTTGCCCCAAATTGTCATATGCCACTATATCAGGTCGTTTTTTCAATTTATTGTATTTGATTTCAAATTCTGTCCTAAGCAGTGATTTAGGATACCCTAGATGAACATTTAAGAATTTTAAGAAATGCTGACGCACCCACTCTTCAGGAGTAAGCAGCACATACTTTTTTCTAAATTCATCCCAAATAGCTCTCCCTTTTTCTGTCTCTTTTACTCTGAATTGAAACTTGGGAAGATTCAATTCTTCCATATTCATCGGTCATTTAATTGTCAATATTAATACAATTCAAGTACATTTAATCAAACCAAGTCATAAACGAAGAAAGTTATATTACGTAAAACACGGACATACTTTCAACAAACAATCAAGTACACAACCCCGATATGAAAACAAAAAAAGAAATAGTAGACAATTGGCTTCCCAGATATACTGGCGTAGAATTGGAAGACTTTTCAGAATACATCCTTCTCACAAATTTCTCTAACTACGTTGAAATATTCGCTGAAAAATTTGGCGTAGAAGTAGCTGGAGCAGACAAGCCTATGCAATCAGCCACTGCCAACAATATTACCATCATTAATTTTGGAATGGGTAGTGCTATGGCTGCTACAGTAATGGATCTACTCTCTGCCATCTCACCAAAAGCAGTCCTTTTTCTAGGAAAATGTGGAGGATTGAAGAAAAAAACTCAATTGGGAGATCTCATCTTGCCTATAGCAGCCATTCGAGGGGAAGGTACATCCAACGATTACTTACCTATAGAAATACCTGCTTTGCCTTCCTTCCGGCTGCAACGAGCCGTTTCCTCTATGATCAAAAAACATGAATTGGACTACTGGACGGGCACTGTATACACCACTAATAGGCGCGTATGGGAACACGACCGTAAATTCAAAAAGTACTTGAGGAAAATACGAGCAATGGGTGTAGATATGGAGACTGCCACTCTTTTTACTGTTGGATTTATCAATGAAATCCCTAGAGGCGCCTTACTCTTAGTATCAGACAATCCCATGACACCTGCTGGTGTAAAAACAGATGCCT contains the following coding sequences:
- a CDS encoding alpha-ketoacid dehydrogenase subunit alpha/beta — its product is MVKVSEKSTSTMSSKKEILNDYKIAIESREDSYIGRKEVFMGKAKFGIFGDGKELPQIAMAKVFRNGDFRSGYYRDQTFMMAIGELTSQQFFAQLYAHTSVADEPASAGRMMNGHFGTRSIDENGDWKDLTKMKNSSSDISCTAGQMPRLLGLAYASKLYRNNPALKKYKQFSANGNEVAFGTIGNASTSEGHFLEAMNAAGVLQVPLVMAIWDDEYGISVPNEFHTTKGSISKALSGLQRTAEENGFEIMTTRGWDYVDLCKTFEKAEKIARNEHVPVLVHVLEVTQPLGHSTSGSHERYKSKERLDWEAKFDCIKKMREWILDEKLATSKELDAIEDEAKQLAKTARMEAWRAYTAAIDTDLASLIGMVETVAERSAEKSKLLSIAKNLKEGLNINKLEMTRGAKKALRLTRQEPSRSRDLLIHWLKKNEEKRYDEYSSHLYSESKYSALAIGTEAARYSDQSKMVDGREVLQACFDEALHRNPLVFAFGEDVGKIGDVNQGFAGLQEKYGEWRVTDTGIRETTIMGQGIGAALRGLRPIAEIQYLDYLLYAVQTLSDDLASLHYRTKGGQKAPLIIRSRGHRLEGVWHSGSPMGMIINALRGIYVLVPRNMTQAAGMYNTLLESDDTALMIECLNGYRLKERMPDNVGEFKVPLGIPEVIREGADVTIVTYGSMCRIVMDAASELANYGIQVEIVDVQTLLPFDRHQNIISSIKKTNRLIVADEDVPGGASAYILEKLVVEQECFRYLDSQPMTISAKEHRPAYGSDGDYYSKPSVETVFDKVYEMMSEVDPESYPEIY
- the ald gene encoding alanine dehydrogenase — translated: MIIGVPKEIKNNENRVALTPSGVKELKKHGHQVFVQMTAGDGSGFADEEYANVGAELLPTIEEVYSKAEMIVKVKEPIEAEYKLIKKDQLVFTYFHFASHEPLTRAMIDSKSVCLAYETVEKADRSLPLLVPMSEVAGRMSIQQGAKYLEKPLKGRGILLGGVPGVRPAKVMILGGGIVGTEAAKMAAGMGADVTILDLSLPRLRYLDDVMPANVKTLMSSEYNIREMITDHDLIIGAVLIPGAKAPKLITRDMLKDMRPGTVLVDVAVDQGGCFETTKPTTHQDPIYIIDDVVHYSVANMPGAVPYTSTLALTNATLPYAIQLANKGWEKACKESNELKLGLNIIKGDVVYKAVSDAFNLPYTPLEKYI
- a CDS encoding type I restriction enzyme HsdR N-terminal domain-containing protein, whose amino-acid sequence is MNMEELNLPKFQFRVKETEKGRAIWDEFRKKYVLLTPEEWVRQHFLKFLNVHLGYPKSLLRTEFEIKYNKLKKRPDIVAYDNLGQPLMVVECKAPEVKISNDTFQQAAIYNQTLKARYLVITNGLDHFCCEQELKTGTFQFVEKIPVYQN
- a CDS encoding AMP nucleosidase → MKTKKEIVDNWLPRYTGVELEDFSEYILLTNFSNYVEIFAEKFGVEVAGADKPMQSATANNITIINFGMGSAMAATVMDLLSAISPKAVLFLGKCGGLKKKTQLGDLILPIAAIRGEGTSNDYLPIEIPALPSFRLQRAVSSMIKKHELDYWTGTVYTTNRRVWEHDRKFKKYLRKIRAMGVDMETATLFTVGFINEIPRGALLLVSDNPMTPAGVKTDASDKKVTSHFVDKHIQVGIDSLLELYNSGDSVKHMRFD